A DNA window from Hymenobacter aquaticus contains the following coding sequences:
- a CDS encoding GNAT family N-acetyltransferase: protein MNPTLTTVPATAADIPELVSFVNSVYRGETSRQGWTTEAHLLDGPRIDADALAEMLQAPGAVLLMGRTEAGELVGSVYLQLQAEAMYLGMLSVRPTRQGGGIGRLLLEAAHAHARELGCTRMKITVIAVRHELLAWYERQGYQRTGETVPFPTDPRFGIPRQPLTLLVLEKPL, encoded by the coding sequence ATGAACCCGACCCTGACCACCGTTCCCGCCACGGCCGCCGATATTCCCGAGCTGGTTTCCTTCGTCAACAGCGTGTACCGGGGCGAAACCTCAAGGCAGGGCTGGACCACGGAAGCCCACCTGCTCGACGGCCCCCGCATCGACGCCGATGCCCTGGCCGAGATGCTGCAAGCCCCCGGGGCCGTGCTGCTGATGGGCCGCACCGAGGCCGGCGAGCTGGTGGGCTCGGTGTATTTGCAGTTGCAGGCCGAGGCTATGTACCTGGGCATGCTCTCGGTGCGGCCCACCCGGCAGGGCGGTGGCATCGGCCGGTTGTTGCTGGAAGCCGCCCACGCCCACGCCCGGGAGCTGGGCTGCACCCGCATGAAAATCACGGTAATAGCGGTGCGGCACGAGCTGCTGGCCTGGTACGAGCGGCAGGGCTACCAGCGCACCGGCGAAACCGTACCCTTCCCCACCGACCCGCGCTTCGGCATTCCGCGCCAGCCCCTGACGCTGCTGGTGCTGGAAAAGCCGCTGTAG
- a CDS encoding ABC transporter ATP-binding protein gives MPDSVLPAIRVAHAHKRYGAHAVVQDVSFALAPGETLVLLGPSGCGKTTLLKLLNRLVEPDAGTIEVNGQDVRRQPPAVLRRGMGYVIQQVGLLPHYTVAENIAVVPRLLGHSPDSIIDRTTALLNRLHLPPERYANQYPHQLSGGQQQRVGLARALAADPPIVLLDEPFGALDPITRASIRREFRELEELRRKTVVLVTHDVTEAFELADRILLLNAGQVQQLGTPRELLLQPANDFVRQFFAAERLALQLRTLTLVDVAPFLPESQPAESAQTTIQEVLEHLTLAGQPRAARPYSFDLAQLMAAFGQALQREETAWKR, from the coding sequence ATGCCCGACTCTGTTCTGCCCGCCATCCGCGTTGCGCACGCCCACAAGCGCTACGGTGCCCACGCGGTGGTGCAGGATGTCTCCTTTGCCCTGGCTCCCGGCGAAACGCTGGTGCTGCTCGGCCCCAGCGGCTGCGGCAAAACCACCCTGCTCAAGCTGCTCAACCGCCTCGTGGAGCCCGACGCGGGCACTATCGAAGTGAATGGGCAGGACGTGCGCCGGCAGCCGCCCGCGGTGCTGCGCCGGGGCATGGGCTACGTCATTCAGCAGGTAGGATTGCTGCCCCACTACACCGTGGCCGAGAATATTGCGGTGGTACCCCGGCTGCTGGGCCACTCTCCGGACTCTATTATCGACCGTACCACGGCCCTGCTGAACCGCCTGCATCTGCCCCCGGAGCGCTACGCCAATCAGTACCCGCACCAGCTTTCGGGCGGGCAGCAGCAGCGCGTGGGCCTGGCCCGGGCCCTGGCCGCCGACCCGCCCATCGTGCTGCTCGATGAGCCGTTCGGGGCCCTCGACCCCATCACTAGGGCCAGCATCCGCCGGGAGTTTCGGGAGCTGGAGGAGCTGCGCCGCAAAACGGTGGTGCTCGTGACGCACGACGTCACCGAAGCCTTCGAGCTGGCCGACCGGATTTTGCTGCTCAACGCCGGCCAGGTGCAGCAGCTGGGCACCCCGCGGGAGCTGCTGCTTCAGCCCGCCAACGACTTCGTCCGCCAGTTCTTTGCCGCCGAAAGACTAGCGTTGCAGCTGCGCACCCTCACTCTGGTCGACGTGGCCCCCTTTCTACCAGAAAGCCAACCCGCTGAGTCGGCTCAAACCACCATTCAGGAAGTACTGGAGCACCTGACCCTGGCCGGCCAGCCCCGCGCGGCGCGCCCCTATTCATTCGACCTGGCCCAGCTGATGGCTGCCTTCGGGCAGGCCCTGCAACGAGAAGAAACCGCATGGAAACGCTAA
- a CDS encoding ABC transporter permease/substrate-binding protein, with protein METLTELLTFWQTQAGKLGEQTLQHIGLTAASLLLAVLLGLPLGLWLSRRPRWAPAVLGVAGALQTVPSIALLGFLIPLLGIGPRPAIFALFLYSLLPIIRNTLAGIQGVSPAVVEAARGLGLTDGQVLRRVELPLALPVVFAGIRTATVINVGVATLAAYVAAGGLGEFIFGGIALNNPVMILAGALPAAALALGFDAALAGLQRLSARRLIRVGAGLLVLLPLLGGLYLLPRATGKLLAGFSPEFVGRADGLPGLKTAYRLRRLPSVVLAPALVYEAARHQDVDLIDGYSTDGRIRAYDLRVLRDDRRVFPPYYAAPVVRPALLRQHPELTAVLAQLAGQISDSVMTNLNYRVDYLHQEPRAVAHAFLRRRGLWRQPRPAAPGAAVVRLGSKIFAEQYILLEMYAALIRGNTNLAVETKTGLGGTTICFEALRTGAIDLYPEYTGTGLLVLLQPSAAVLDSLGGRPPAVFGYVQREFRRRYGLEWLAPLGFNNTYALLMRQQQARQLGITSISQLSRYLR; from the coding sequence ATGGAAACGCTAACCGAGCTGCTCACCTTCTGGCAAACCCAGGCCGGCAAGCTCGGCGAGCAAACCTTGCAGCACATTGGCCTCACGGCGGCCTCGCTGCTGCTGGCGGTGCTGCTGGGCCTGCCCCTGGGCCTATGGCTCAGCCGCCGCCCCCGCTGGGCCCCGGCCGTGCTGGGCGTGGCCGGCGCGCTGCAAACCGTGCCCAGCATTGCCCTGCTCGGCTTCCTGATTCCGCTGCTGGGTATTGGGCCCCGGCCCGCCATTTTCGCGCTGTTTCTCTACTCGCTGCTGCCCATCATCCGCAACACGCTGGCCGGTATTCAGGGCGTGAGCCCGGCGGTGGTGGAAGCCGCCCGGGGCCTGGGCCTGACCGACGGGCAGGTGCTGCGCCGCGTGGAGCTGCCGCTGGCGCTGCCGGTCGTGTTTGCCGGCATCCGCACGGCGACGGTCATCAATGTGGGGGTGGCGACCCTGGCGGCCTACGTGGCGGCCGGTGGTCTGGGCGAGTTCATCTTCGGCGGCATTGCCCTGAACAACCCGGTGATGATTCTGGCCGGAGCCCTACCCGCCGCCGCCCTGGCGCTGGGCTTCGACGCGGCCCTGGCGGGCTTGCAGCGCCTGAGCGCCCGGCGCTTAATACGCGTGGGTGCCGGGCTTTTGGTGTTGCTGCCGCTGCTGGGTGGCCTGTACTTGCTGCCCCGCGCTACGGGCAAGCTGCTGGCCGGTTTCAGCCCCGAGTTCGTGGGCCGGGCCGATGGGCTGCCGGGCCTGAAAACCGCGTACCGGCTGCGCCGCCTGCCCAGCGTGGTGCTGGCCCCGGCCCTGGTGTATGAAGCCGCCCGCCACCAGGATGTCGACCTGATTGACGGCTATTCCACCGACGGCCGCATCCGGGCCTACGACCTGCGGGTGCTGCGCGACGACCGGCGCGTGTTTCCGCCCTACTACGCGGCCCCGGTGGTGCGGCCGGCCCTGCTGCGGCAACACCCCGAGCTGACGGCGGTGCTGGCCCAGCTGGCCGGGCAGATTTCCGACTCGGTGATGACCAACCTGAACTACCGCGTCGACTACCTGCACCAGGAGCCGCGGGCCGTAGCCCACGCCTTTCTGCGCCGGCGCGGCTTGTGGCGGCAGCCCCGGCCGGCCGCGCCGGGGGCGGCAGTGGTGCGGCTGGGCTCCAAGATTTTTGCCGAGCAGTATATCCTGCTGGAAATGTATGCCGCCCTGATTCGGGGTAACACCAACCTGGCGGTGGAAACCAAGACCGGGCTGGGCGGCACCACCATCTGCTTCGAAGCCCTGCGCACCGGCGCCATCGACCTGTACCCGGAGTACACCGGCACCGGCCTGCTGGTGCTGCTGCAGCCCTCGGCGGCGGTGCTCGACTCGCTGGGTGGCCGGCCGCCGGCCGTGTTCGGCTACGTGCAGCGGGAGTTTCGGCGGCGCTACGGGCTGGAGTGGCTGGCCCCGCTGGGTTTCAACAACACCTACGCCCTGCTCATGCGGCAGCAGCAGGCCCGGCAGCTGGGCATCACCTCCATTTCGCAGCTGAGCCGCTACTTGCGTTGA